The sequence CACCATCTGAGAGCAGAAGCATTCCTCATGCTTCCTGTCTGTCCTGGGGCTGACACCCACAGCCTGGGCTCAGGGCCTTAGAAGGAAAATCCATGAGttcagaaatgaaattctgatctGGGGGAGACTGGTTGCACCCCAACTCATTATAACACCCAGAGTCCTGTCAGTCTCTAAAGTTTTTGCCCTCCCAATTGGTATGTATAGGGCCAAATATTCTGTCCCTTCATTATAGTTCATTCTTGTATATGTGGTTCTTATTAAACCATTGTTTTTAGCCAGCAGTGTCCACTTCCTGCTCTTTGGGTCCCTGATCTACTCAAAGGGTATTGGATCACAGGTATCTTTCTCTCATGTTTAGAGGACAAGGAGAGCTAAAATGCCAGAAATCACCGGGAGAGCTGTGAGCAGCTTCCTGCTggcttcttcattttatttcccatACTGCCTCTGATAAGGGGGAGGGGGATTCATCTAGGGGTGGAGATAGCAAGATTTGCCCAGAGACATCCTGAGGCATCTGGAAAAGGTCTGTAATTAGGAACTGGGAGAGGACCTGATGAGGAGTGTGAGGTGTACTTGGGCCACTGTGATTAAATGGGATTGGAAGTTAACAACAGGCAGGGGGACCTGACACCCGGCTCTGTCCTCAGGTGTGAATGATGATGTCACCCTGGAAAGCCCCAGCCATGACTCCCTCCCTACTTCAGCATAGGGGGCAGCCTTTAACATCATTGTCACCCTGACTAGAGGGCAACCCCAGGTCCCCTATAGTGCAAACACCACAGGGGAAGTTTTGGGACTGAGTCAGTACCTCCGTCTACCCCTCAAAGCCTGGAGAAGGGGACGCAGACCTGCTTCCATCCCCATCATGACACAGCAGAGTGTCTGAATCTAGAGGCCTTCAGGCCCAGCCAGAGAGCAGAGATGAGCAGAGCAGTCAACAGGCTCTGGAGCAGCTGGCTGTGCCCAGCGCAGTCCCAGGagggccacccaggagctgagttCTCTCCACTCCCACGGCAGGGTCAGGCTGGAGTCCACAGTCTCTGCCCTGTGGAAACTCACTCCCACCTTAGAGAAGCAACCCTTTGTCCTGTTGTGTTCCAGACATCAATGAATGTGAACCACCCCAGACAGTGTCCTGTGGAAAATTCGCAGACTGCCAGAATACGGAGGGGAGCTACTACTGCACATGCAACCCGGGATACACGCTTGTTTCTGGGGCAAAAAGGTTCAGAAATGAGAGTGAGAACACGTGTCAAGGTGAGAACCACGCTGTGTCTTCCATGTCCTTGTCCATGAGATTTGAGATCATTCACCCCACTTTCTCCAGGCATAAAAAGGCTGCCCTGGGCACCTACCTGGTCACCCCCTCGCTGAACCCCAAGGCTCAGAACCCTCCATAGATGTTTGGAATGTCCCCCTGCCCACCTGGCATCttattttcacaaaagaaaagcaagggaatgaCATTCAAAACACATCAGGAGCTCACAGTGCACTCATTGTGTTCCAGCACAATCCCCGCCCTCTTCACCCTCATCAGTGACTGCCAGGAGGAGACCTGCCACGACCAGAGCCTCCATGCGCTCCAACACTCCAGGTACAATCTCAGACCTGCCAGACAATGATGGACTCACGGACCCTGTCCAGGAAGGCAGGAGTGGGGAGATTCAAGGGCGGGCCCACCTTCCCCCACTGTCCTGCCCCTGACCAACAAACACGGCACCCACTTCTCAGCTGCTCAGCCTCCATCAATTTCCCACAAAAGTGACCTCCCTGATCCTCCCCAATAATTTCAGTTCACCATCTGAGGACAACTAAGAGGACGAGCACCCAGAAGAATGTTGTATCCGGTCTGAACAGGATGACATggacccacacacacacacacaaacctggTGAGTCTGGTAAATGGAAGAGTCTCCCGTCTGGACCAGCTGGCAACAGAGGGCATCATCAAGGATCATTGCCCAACTGGTGGAGCTACCCAAGTCAGTGTCCTGGTGGGAGACCAAGCAGCCAGATGACAAAACGCCTGCCATCCCGGGCCCATCAGACCCTGGTCCCCTCTCCAGGCAGCCAGCCCTCACCTCTGCTGGCCTTTCTCAGATGTGCATGCTCACTGCTTCCTGCCAGTCCTGGGGATGCCTTCTTAGGGATCAGAAAAAGGCACCCAGGGATGCCTGGCTGGAAGGTCAGCCCCCAATGTCCAACCTTGACCTGGTGCCACTGTCTGAGTGGCACTGGCCTGTCCAGCACCTTCTTtattctccctgcccctccctatAGCCTAATCTTTGGTGGGGCCTGTCTCAGGAGGGGCGGTTCTTGGTGCATCTCCATCAAGATTTCTTAGAGTTAGGGGAGTTTATATTGCCCTGACAGGGTCAATGGGATTCCAAGGAAAACTCAGCCAGTGATCAGCTGCCCTTGGGGGACTTAGGACAAAGGCCATCACGGGAACCCAGGACAGGTCCTTGTCATGAAATGCAGCATTTCCCCTGCACTCGGTTCCCAAGAAGGCCTACTTTGTCAGACAGGTAGGGCTCAAACCGAGTCCATGCACTTCTGGACAACAAGCATCTAGGCCATCACATTCACCCACAGGACACCTCCATGTGTATAAGAAAAGGAGCCCACTAACAAGGGGGGGAGACGTGGGGCCTTCCCAAACCACGTCCCTGAATTACCGAATGGCAATCTGGAGATCTGGTACCTGGCCCGACCTGGCCCCAGACTCCTCCCCCTACACACACGTGCAAGCGAGCGCCTAATGAATGAACTGCTGTTTTGTTGGCAGCAAGAATCTCCTTCTCCAGATGGACCTCACCCCCTAGAATCAAGAGCAAGGTGAGTGGCCCCAGAAGGGACCAAGAGGTAGGAAATCCCTCCGCATATTCCACAGTACCCACCTATTCACCCCAAGTTCCCCCATCCACCTGTGAGGCTCTCTGACCACCTCATCTCCCCTCTCCAGAGGCTCTCCGGCTTCTATGAAAGAGTCCACGATCTGGGCAGAGACATCGTGTCTTCCTCGGCCCAGGACACCATCCAGGTAAGGGCAGGACCCAGGGGAGGCAAGTAGAGGCATCTCATAGAGGCCTGGGGAAAACTGGgtctggaagcagagagacccCAACACAGTGGCCTCCTGCTCTGAGGCCCCGCCTCTCCGAGGGTTGGTGGGAAGAGCGGACACGCAGGTATTTGTACTCCCGGTGAGACCACCCGGGCACTTGTTAACACCTTTCTTCAAGCTGTCCTTGCCTGTTGGGTTTATGTCACCCTAGGCATTCCTATGAGTAGCTGGACTCCAGGGGCAAAGTTACCCAAAGGTGGCTTCCAGGGCTGACCTCTGAGTTTCCAGGGGCAAAGACACAGGGAATCCAACTGCACCATCTTTATCCCCAGATAGACCATCTGTGGGTTCTCTTTGCCGGGGTTGAGTGGGCAGGGTCTTCATGTAACCTCTGTGGCGCATGTCCCACTGGCTGTGTCGCCATCCCCCCAGGGCGTCATACAGGTGGTGGATGATCTACTGGAGAGCCCCGGAGACCTGGTGACCCTGCCCCGCTCAGAGCAGCACTGTGTGGCCACCAGCCTGCTGGTTGGCCAGGAGCAGGTCCTGAGATCGCTGAGCAAGGCCCTGCCGGGTGGGCCATTGACCTTTAATACAGCTGGAGGCACAGGTAAGGACCCCTTCTGCCCCCAGGCTCTGCTCTGGCCTTTCTCCACCTCATTCCTCTTCCAGTCTCACTGGACCTGAGTGACCACACTTGTATCTCAGTGTTACTctcataaacacatgaaaataagagcttaaaaagaaatgaataaattattctaagtgaaataagacagacagagaaagacaaataccatatgctctcacttatatgtggaatttaaaaaacaaactcatagattaaCAGAGAGCAGTCTGGTGGTTAGCAGAGGAAGAGAGTGAGGGGTGGTTGAAatggataaagggggtcaaaggtacaaacttccagtcataaaataaataagtcatggagatataatgtGCAGCACggcaactatagttaataatattgaattgcatattttaaagtatgaGACTAAaccttaaaagttcttatcacaaatTTTTGAATGTGGTAACTATTTATGATGATGAGTGTTAACTAGGTTTATTATGgcaatcattttgtaatatatacaaatattgaaacagtatattgtacacctgaaacttatataatgtatatcaattatacctcaattaaaacaaatgataaaattgtaaataatatacatattcattgtaaaataaattatgagcagataaaataattataatgaagaatttaagataaatacaaatggcttcaaaagaaaacaattaaatttggaaatatataaatttaatattatataatatatgatctgttttattgaggtaaaatttatgtaacataaaattgaccattttaaccaaagtgtgcaattcagtggcatttagtacactCACAGAGTTGTAATAATCGCCTCTATTTCTAAagtattttcatcaccccaaaagtaaACACTGTATCCACTAAGCAGTTGCTCCTCattcccccttcccccagcttctggtaaccactattctgttttctgtctctatggatttgcctgttctggacagttcatatatatatatatatatatcagcgcatatatatatgccaaaaaaatgtatacacatgacttgtattcaccttttgttatcagtatatattgagtattacaactttaatacagttttttcctttcttaaaatatatatacattttttggcaccctctgtgtgtgtgtgtgtgtgtgtgtgtgtgtgtataatgatcacacaacatatatatatatatatatatatatatatatatatatatatatatataaaatcatcataCAACATGTGACATTATAGTTTTGCTTCTTTTGCCTAAcaaagttttcaaggttcatcatgttgtagcctgtatcctatgtttttccttattgtggttgaataatattccattgtgtggaaaGACCAccttttgttcatccattcatccgttgaaGGACATGTGGGTTGTTACctccttttgactattgtgaatactgctgctagGAATATTAATGTACAATTTTGTCTGAATAATTGTTTCAGCTCTTTGGGGCACATAACTTAAGAGTGAAATTTCTGAGTGACGTGGTAATTTTATgttcaactttttgaggaacacCCAGAGTATTTTTCCAAACTGGCTACTTTTCCATTCACTCCCCCAaccaacaatgtacaagggttccattctccacatcctcagaaATACTTGTTACTTCTGtctgcttttggttttattatagCCTTTCTAGTGTATGTCAGGTGACACctcattatggttttgttttgcatttccctaataactaatgatgtttaACACTTTTTAATGTCACTGTTAaacatttgtgtatcttttttggagaaatgtctacttaattcctttgtctatttttaaattcgGTTGTTAGGCTTTTTTTGTTGAGCTGTAAAAGTTCTTGGTATATTCTAACAGTATATACTCTATGAGACAGGAGATTTGCAAATATGCTGTCCCATTCcatagattgtcttttcactttcttcatagtACTTTCACCCTAATGAACAGATGCTTGTTATGATAAAGtctagtttttctgttttttctttcattgctcgTGTATGTGGTGTCACACCTAAGAATCCATATCCAAATCCATCTCCAGGAAGATTTGTTCTTATGTTTTCTCCTAATTATTCTAGTTTTAGCCCTTAGCCATAGGTCGTTgactcattttgagttaatttttgtttattgtatgAAGTAGGGTACCAAATTCCATCTTTTGTGTGTAGATAGCCAGatgtcccagcatcatttgtaggggactattctttctccattgaaggGTTTGGGCaccccttgttgaaaatcaattgaccgtAGAtgaatgggtttatttctagactctcaattctattttgtTGGTCTAAGTGTCTATCCTTATGcccataccatactgttttgattactgtaggttggcattaagttttgaaatcaggaagcgtgagtcctccaaatttgtttattaatttcaaGATTGTTTGGGGTATTTGAGCCCCTTCTTTTGTGTATTTGAGCCCCTAGCAATGCCCTACAAATTTAGGATGAGCTTTTCCATATCtgcaaaaaaagtatataaaattatgttgcAATATTGATATAGATCGCATTGattctgtagatcactttggggaCTATTgccatattaacaatattaagtcttccaatcatGAACAAAGGatgtcatttaatttatttaagttttttaatttctctcaataatttttgtagtttttttatGTACAAATCTTGAACCTCCTTAGATAAAATTATTCGGActattttgttgaattattttgcATCTCTATTTATAGGAAATATTGGTCTACAgtcttgttttcttgtgatgtttttATCTAACTTTGTTTTCAGGGTAATGGAGGCCTCATCAAATTATTTATGCAGTGTTCTATCCTATTCTATTTTAAGGAAGAGTTTATTAAGGAATAATGTTAATTAATCCATAACTGGttgtagaattcaccaatgaagccatctgttctgatcttttcattttggaaagttttcaatTACTGGTTCAATCTGTTATAGGTGTgttctaattttctatttcttcttaatttagtTTTGGTAGTTTTTGTGTCTCTAGGAATTTCTCCATTTTGTCTAGATTATCCAACTTGTTGTTGAATAATTGCACATGgtattctcttataatcctttgtaaaTTCACATAATATATATACCGTTATTGTGTATACCAAATATTATGTGTAATACTATTATTATGTGTATCAAATAACactgatatttataaataatatatattattaatatataaatattatgttatatacaGTATGTATATGCTATATAgagaatatttatataacatattaaaaatatataatgaggAATTATAACAACCACCGCAGGCAGAATTCATAACCTAATTCCTTTATGTAACTCCCACAACTCATAGAGCTGTCCCTGAAGGTGAAGGAGCAAGGACACAGGGATGTCACCTTGAGTGTTAATCAGGCAAAGATGCTGCTAAACTGGGACACAGTAGAGGAATCTGGTGACTCAGGTAATGGATGAGGTGGGGAGAAGATGCCCATGGATTTAACAAATAGAGAATTAAAGTTTCAATGATGGTGTAGGCTATGGTGGGGCCCCAAGAAAAAAGTCTACCTAAAGAAGAAGGGGACCTGTTGGGCACCCCAAAAATGTCACCCTTGGCCTCGTCCTGCAGGCCCTTCTGTCGTGGGCCTTGTCTCCACCCCGGGGATGGGCAAGTTGCTGGCTGAGGCCCCGCTGGTCCTGGACACTGAGAAGCAGGCAGTTCTGCAGGAGACACACAAGGACTTGCGGCCGGGAGTCTCCCCCGTCCTGCTCTCAGATGTCGTCTCAGCCTTTCTGAGCAATAATAACACCCAGAACCTCAGCTCCCCAGTCACCTTCATCTTCCAACATGTGAGTCCTGATAGGATGGGAATGTGGGTGTGGAGGAGGCCTGAGTCCTGGGCACCGCCTTGGGGGTCTTGGGGCTCCCCCACTGGTACATCATCTCCCCAGGAAAGCCCTTCACAAGCTAGATTTGGGTCAGCATTTCTGAGCACCAGAACCACCAGTTCACATCTATGCTCCGTTCCTACAGTCAGTGACCCCTGGACCAAGGGAGGAGGTATTCTGTGTCTTCTGGGAACATGGCCAGAACGGAAGTGGTTATTGGTCGACCAAAGGCTGCTGGATCGTGGGCACCAGAGACGCCAGCACCACTTGTCAATGCACCCACCTCAGCAGCTTTGCCGTCCTCATGGCCCCGTATGATTTGCAGGTGAGAGCCCTAAGAGGGGCTGCATTCAAGCTCTAGTGGTGTATAACAAATTCTCCCACAtgtagcaaattaaaaaaatcacaaaaatttgTTACTCGCAGTTTCCTCAGGTCAGCAATCTGGCCTGGTGGAGCGGAGGTGTCCGCCCCGAGTCTCACTGGCTGAAATGactgtcagccagggctgcaaCCTCATCTGAGGCTTCGTGTCCTCCTCTAAGCTCCCAGGTTGCTGGcacaattcagttccttgtggttgtaggactgatttctcattttcttgctaGCTGGCAGTTGGGGACCATGCTCAGCTTCTATGGGCTACCTGCCTCATTTCTGGTGTGTTCCTCTCACATTGCATTAGTGTTTCTATCTGGAGTCCAGAGAGGAAGAAGCTCCCTCACATTAAAACTCTCTCAAACTTTGAATCTTTTATCCAAGAACATCCTAGATCATTTAAGAGTTCatctgattaggtcaggcccaggATAAACTCCCTCTCTTAAAGTCATTTGATTGTGGACCTGAACCTCACCTGCAAAATACCTTTACAGCAGCACCTAGATTGGCATTTGACTGAAAACACAGAAGCAGTGATATGTATACAAGCAGGTGGGGATGTGGTTGCCAAATCGGAATTCTGTTTACCACGGGGTTGTTCAGGACAGGGGTGCTCAGGGGCAGCAGGAAGGAAGGTTTGATGTTGGCAATGGTCAGAGGGGCCAGGGGAGCCAGTGAGTACAGGTGAGTCAGGAGCCACATTTGCCTTCTTCCCTGGCCAGGTGAGGTGGTTACTTTCTCTAGTTCACCAACACCAGAAACTAGCTCAGGTGATATCAAGTAATGGGGCCTTTATGAAATAACATGGCACCCACGTGAAAAGGGTCACAGCCAATGGTCAGACCACATAAGAACCACCAGGAGTGTGAACAACACTTCAAAGCCATGTTTCCTCCTGCCACATCACTAGATAACACAATAGtcatacttttatttatatactgttttatatttactgaagagttaaaatatttgcatttcaaattcaaaccaaataagagagaaaaacattgaAGAGTCTGTATCTCACCCCTAACCCCAACCTAGCCTAGTTCCTCTTGCCTCAGACAACCAAATTTGTTAGTTTCTCCCATACTTTTCTATggatattttatacatagaaaaataatgcatgtatTTGTTCTTTGGTCCTCCTCTTTTCACACACATAATGGAGTGTTTTTTTCACTGTtgtgcatttttatgtttttattattacatctAAGAGATTATTCTAATCCAGTCTATAAAAACACActccattatttttattgccaaattgcATTTTGTTGTGTGAATGCGCCATAAATTACACATGAAGTCTTCTCACAGTGGGCATTTCATTTTGATCATTTGCTAAtacaaataatgttgcaattGTTTACACACACTTCATTTTTCTCGTGTTTGAATATACTGTACATGTTCCAGGTCAAATTCATAACTGTATGTTGGTAGATTTTTCCATCATCAACAAATAGAAGTCACACCTGTAAACACTCCCACCAGCATTACATGAAGGTGATTTCTTACACCTCATCACAAGGTTATTATCAAATTTTTGGATGTTTACTCATCTGAGTGGAATggataatgtttatttaaatactaTTCATATTTCCTTCTCCAGAAACAATTTGATCACATGCTTGGTCTCTTTTTCTATTGGCTTGTAGATACATTTCTTACAGATTTGTGTGAGCTTTTTATATAGTAGGGAAATTATTTTGTTAGACTAAAGATACTTGATATTTGGTATGCATGAAAATCATTTGGAagacttgttatttattttttaccatattataagttatataaatgtctaaccactatgcggtACACccgaaattagtataaaataatattgaatatcaactgaaactgaaaaaaataataattaaaaaagaatcatttcaaACTCACAGgcatgtttcaaaaataaaaatagtgccAAAATATATATTGCTCTTATTCAAATGGACCAATTTTGAACACTTTTACTTCCACTCTTGTTCATTAGcacattcctctctctctctctctctctccctctccctccttctctatcTCTATGTCTATCAATCTCAACCTCtatctctcccctctctcttcgttctccttcccctctcccctttcttcctttccctcttctctcctgtctcctttctcctATCTCCCCTAGTTATGCTGAAATAGAATTGGTGGCATTTTTTAATGCTCCTCTTATAATTAAGATGCTTCACAAAAAAGAGGCAGGAAATAAGAATTTTAAGGTGCCCCCATCATCAGAGCATAGCGGCTGTCCTCCTTTAACCCAGGATCCACTTCTAAATCTGTAAGGATTCCTGACCAGCAAGGAACAGGTGTTGCAGGGAGGTGAGACCTGGATATTGAGTCTTCAGGTACAGACTTTGTCACACAGAATGATGTAATGAGGACAAAGGATGGTGCTTAGCCCTGAGCTCCGTGCCTCCGTGACCCTCACAGGGTAACCTTAGGTAGCTTAGTCAGGCCCAAAAgcctaaaggaaaagaaacccgATGAGTTCCAGGGCTTGGTCTTCGGTAAGGACTCTCCTATCCCTCAATTCTCCCAGGTTCTGAATTAATCAGTTCAGGACCCCAGAAAACTTAACATTACCCAGTAACACCACACATTTACCTGGCTCCTCCTTTCTTGATTTTGTgagaaggaaaagtaaaactaaagaGCACGGAAGGGTCATTACCCCAGCGCAGGAAAGTGTGACTGTGATCTCTCTTGGCTGGGTCCCAGGAGGAGGATCCCGCCCTGGCTGTGATCACCTACCTGGGGCTGAGCCTGTCTCTGCTGTGCCTCCTCCTGGCGGCCCTCACCTTCCTGCTGTGCAAAGCCATCCAGAACACCAGCACCTCGCTCCACCTGCAGCTCTcgctctgcctcttcctggccCACCTGCTCTTCCTCACGGCCATCGACAGAACTGAGCCCAAGGTACTGACACTGTCCCAAAGgaccctctgccctgcccaggggATACTGCATCGACATCTTCATAAAATGGCCTTGGGTTGCGGGAAGGTTAGCGCGGTGAGTCGCCACTTTCACACCGAGTGAGGCAACGAGCAGACAAACCCTCTTGTAACACCTCCTTCATACACATCCGAGTTCTCCCCAATGGCAAGGTGCAGGAGAGGTCCTGGGGCCACGCCCCCTGACGCCCCCTGGTGACTCTCACTCCTCCCCCAGGTGCTGTGCGCCATCATCGCGGGTGCCTTACACTACCTCTACCTGGCGTCCTTCACCTGGATGCTGCTGGAGGGCCTGCACCTCTTCCTCACTGCACGCAACCTGACGGTGGTCAACTACTCCAGCGTGAGCAGGTTCATGAAGAAGTTCGTGTTCCCTGTGGGCTACGGAGTCCCGGCTGTGATCGTGGCCATTTCCGCAGCGTCCGGGCCTCACCTTTATGGGACACCCACCCGGTAAGTGCGAATTCCCACTGTCCTTGTTTTCTCCACATGACCAGGGCCAGCAGGGAACCAACGCAGCATTTTGATTATGCTAGATCATAATATGGAGAGAGATACTGTGTAATAATGCCTAGGGCATCTTTCTGGTAGCAATTTATAATAATTAaggagaatgtctttattttttaattattatttttcagttacagttgacatgcaatattattttatattcagctACAGCACAgcgcttagacatttatataatttatgaagtgatccctacTGATTGGTCTAGTAACCccttggcaccatacatagttgttgcaacgttattgactatattctctgtgctgtactttacatccctgtgactatttttaaactatgactttgtatttcttaatcccttcaccttttacacccagTTTCCTAAACCCCTTCCCTTCAgacaaccattagtttgttctctgtatctataaaactgtttttttgtttgttttgttctttacactccacatataagtgagatcctatggtatttgtccttctctgtctgacttatttcacttagaataatgccctcTGGGTCAATTCATGTTCtcacaaatggtaacatttcattctctttatggctgaataatattccattgtgtgtgtgtgtgtgtgtgtgtgtgtgtgtgtgtgtgtatatatatatatatatatatatatatatatatatatatatatatatatatatatatcttcttcaTCCGATTGTCTACTGAtggtcattttggttgtttccatatcttgggtattataaatagcactgcagtgaacataagggtgcatatatcttttcaaattagtgtttggatttttttgagtaaatacccagaaatgtgATTGTTGGGTGATAatgtagttgtatttttaattttttgaggaacctccatactgttttccacagtggctgcaccaatctgcaatcccacctacagtgcataagggttcccttttctccacgtcctcgccaacacttgttgtttgttgatttattgatgatggccattctaacaattgtgaggtgatatttcattgtgcttttaatgttcatttctctgatgattagtgatgttgagcatcttttcatatgtcttttggccatgTGGATGTCCTctagagaaatatctcttcatgtcctctgcccacttgttaattggattgtttgcttttttggtgttgaattgtatgagttctttataaattttggctattaaccccttatcacatggatcattggcaaatatcttctcccattcagtaggccgtttttttcattttgttggtgggtgcctttgctgtacaaaaacattttagtttgatatagccccatttgttcattttttttcttttgttttccttgccgaAGGAGACAGATCATTAGAAAATATCACTAagaaatgtcagagagtttactgcctatgtattcttctagaaattctatggttttgggtcttacattaagcctttaatccattttgagtttattctagtatatggtgtaagaaggtagtctagtttcttttttttttttttgcatgtgtctgttcagTTGTTtcaatgccatttattgaatagactgtctttaccccactgtatactCTTGAGTCCTTTGTCATAgagtaaatgaccatataagcaagggtttatttctgggctctctatctgttccattaatctacgtgtctgtttttataccagtaccatgctgtcttATTAACTCCACCTGAAATCACAGCCTTAGGCAGTTAGTGATGTGATGGTAGTTTGCTATTGCTTTGGTAATGCCCTAGGGATAAACATTTTTTATCCCCCACCGAGATGAGCTCTCAGTCAAATCAAATAGACACCAAATTTGGAGAATATAAGGTCCCCAGGGAGCTAATGGGTCAGAAAAAGATTACTCACTGTGCTCTGGGAATGGTGGTGATG comes from Rhinolophus ferrumequinum isolate MPI-CBG mRhiFer1 chromosome 18, mRhiFer1_v1.p, whole genome shotgun sequence and encodes:
- the LOC117037927 gene encoding adhesion G protein-coupled receptor E2-like — encoded protein: MRNGYLRLPAELSVLLLLPLVAAALKDRACIRWCPPNPPCVNANACLCAPGFSAASEKIFTGHLESCDDIQECGPDSTVSCGIYLDCQDFMESFCRCNPDYRPVSEAMFNIDPNKPCDIPGLFLELILTLEAAKENLKASVPEDCAWWCPLNSTCVNATACHCAQGFSSSSGKITTSPSERCDDINECEPPQTVSCGKFADCQNTEGSYYCTCNPGYTLVSGAKRFRNESENTCQAQSPPSSPSSVTARRRPATTRASMRSNTPVHHLRTTKRTSTQKNVVSGLNRMTWTHTHTHKPARISFSRWTSPPRIKSKRLSGFYERVHDLGRDIVSSSAQDTIQGVIQVVDDLLESPGDLVTLPRSEQHCVATSLLVGQEQVLRSLSKALPGGPLTFNTAGGTELSLKVKEQGHRDVTLSVNQAKMLLNWDTVEESGDSGPSVVGLVSTPGMGKLLAEAPLVLDTEKQAVLQETHKDLRPGVSPVLLSDVVSAFLSNNNTQNLSSPVTFIFQHSVTPGPREEVFCVFWEHGQNGSGYWSTKGCWIVGTRDASTTCQCTHLSSFAVLMAPYDLQEEDPALAVITYLGLSLSLLCLLLAALTFLLCKAIQNTSTSLHLQLSLCLFLAHLLFLTAIDRTEPKVLCAIIAGALHYLYLASFTWMLLEGLHLFLTARNLTVVNYSSVSRFMKKFVFPVGYGVPAVIVAISAASGPHLYGTPTRCWLHSKTGFIWAFLGPVCAIFSVNLAFCLMTLWILKSKLSSLNNDVSTFQNTRMLTFKATAQLFILGCTWCLGILQVGPAARAMAYLFTIINSLQGVFIFLVYCVLSQQVREQYRKWLKAVKKTKAESEKYTLSSRATSETFKDSVVN